From one Microbacter margulisiae genomic stretch:
- a CDS encoding LptF/LptG family permease, producing MFSLKKIDYYIIKKFIGTYFFSIVLIISIVIVIDTSEKMDAFYDHHAPLKAIVFSYYLNFIPYFINLFSPLFTFISVIYFTSKLAGNTEIVAILSSGMSFRRLMVPYAISAAIIASLTFVLSGYIIPPANRVRLKFENKYVKPFMTDNAQNIQMKVEKNVVAYIERFESKSNVGTRFSLDQFRGNSLISRLTADSIRWDSAYRWTAKNYLIRQFNGLREQIKRGNRLDTTILMQPADFFITFQEAPQMTNGALHGYISRQKQRGVGDIGAFVVEYDKRFANPLAAFILTLIGVSLASRKIRGGMGLHIGIGLALSALYILFSTVSSTFAVNGTLPPFIAVWLPNILFLIVGVMLYHRASQ from the coding sequence ATGTTTTCACTCAAAAAGATTGATTATTACATTATAAAAAAATTCATTGGCACTTATTTCTTTTCTATTGTGCTGATAATTAGTATTGTGATTGTGATTGACACCAGTGAGAAAATGGATGCTTTTTATGATCACCATGCTCCATTAAAAGCAATCGTTTTTAGTTATTACCTCAATTTCATTCCATATTTTATCAATCTGTTCAGCCCCTTATTTACGTTTATATCTGTTATTTATTTCACTTCAAAGCTGGCAGGAAATACTGAGATTGTCGCTATTTTATCAAGCGGAATGAGTTTTCGGCGACTAATGGTTCCTTATGCCATTTCTGCAGCTATTATTGCATCTCTTACTTTTGTCCTCAGTGGGTATATTATTCCGCCGGCCAATCGTGTCAGGTTAAAGTTTGAAAATAAGTACGTAAAACCTTTCATGACAGATAATGCGCAAAACATTCAAATGAAGGTTGAAAAAAATGTGGTTGCATACATAGAGCGTTTTGAATCAAAGAGTAACGTGGGAACACGATTTTCTTTGGATCAATTTAGGGGAAATAGTTTGATCTCCAGATTGACTGCGGATAGTATTCGATGGGATTCAGCATATCGTTGGACAGCAAAGAATTATCTGATTCGTCAATTTAATGGGTTGAGAGAACAGATCAAACGCGGAAATAGGTTGGATACTACTATTTTGATGCAGCCTGCTGATTTCTTTATTACCTTTCAGGAAGCTCCCCAAATGACTAATGGTGCGCTGCATGGCTATATTTCGAGGCAAAAACAACGAGGTGTGGGTGATATTGGCGCATTTGTTGTTGAATATGATAAACGGTTTGCTAATCCATTGGCTGCTTTTATATTGACATTAATCGGAGTTTCTTTGGCCTCACGCAAAATACGGGGAGGAATGGGGTTGCACATTGGGATAGGTCTGGCATTGAGTGCGTTGTATATTTTATTTTCAACTGTCTCTTCTACTTTTGCAGTGAATGGAACCTTGCCTCCTTTTATTGCGGTGTGGTTACCAAATATCTTATTCCTAATCGTAGGAGTCATGTTATATCATCGGGCAAGTCAATAA
- a CDS encoding S41 family peptidase, translated as MKTWKKIAFPFSLAFILALGILIGNFLAMRNDIGNTLGIFRALNLDKSKISELLNLINYRYVDTVNMNAITDKAMTSIVGDLDPHSVYIPARDLQATNEQLEGKFGGIGVEFTLQNDTIMVVGVVHGGPSEKAGILPGDRIITVNDTAFVGKSISDAKAINKLRGPSGTTVTLGIKRAGRRDLLSYVITRGEIPVKSVDADYMITPQIGYIKVSKFGDTTYSEFLTALATLRNDGATEYIIDLRDNMGGFMDAAVKMVDEFLPKNELIVYAQGRAYPRTEYYSDGRGSFQTNKVVVLINEWTASAAEIFTGAIQDNDRGLIIGVRSYGKGLVQQQFEFPDKSAVRLTIARYYTPSGRCIQKPYQLGKDQAYDNDFINRYLHGEFFYKDSVKLNKQEKYKTRDGRIVYGGGGIMPDIFVPLDTTGYTPYFRRLIDHGILFQFALLYTNQHRVQLSRYTTWNKLNQYLNKQPLAQEMAMYAASKHIPKHYYYFRISHGLIKNQLKAYITRNMLGDNGFYQTLNQMDKTVEKAVDVLEK; from the coding sequence ATGAAAACTTGGAAAAAAATCGCCTTCCCATTTTCACTGGCTTTCATCCTAGCCTTAGGAATATTAATCGGGAACTTTCTAGCAATGCGTAATGACATTGGAAATACTCTTGGTATTTTCCGGGCACTTAACCTTGACAAAAGCAAAATTTCCGAATTGCTAAATCTGATTAATTACAGGTATGTTGATACGGTAAATATGAATGCTATCACCGATAAAGCGATGACCAGTATTGTAGGAGACCTTGATCCGCATTCTGTCTACATTCCAGCAAGGGACCTACAGGCAACCAATGAACAACTCGAAGGAAAGTTTGGTGGGATAGGAGTCGAGTTTACATTACAAAACGACACTATTATGGTAGTTGGCGTAGTTCATGGTGGTCCCTCTGAAAAAGCAGGCATTTTGCCCGGCGATCGTATTATTACAGTAAATGACACTGCTTTTGTTGGAAAGTCTATTAGTGATGCGAAGGCTATCAATAAATTACGTGGCCCAAGCGGAACAACAGTGACGCTTGGAATAAAACGAGCAGGTCGTCGCGATCTTTTATCGTATGTTATAACCAGAGGAGAAATTCCGGTCAAGAGTGTTGATGCTGACTATATGATTACACCGCAGATCGGATACATCAAGGTAAGCAAATTCGGAGATACAACTTATTCAGAATTTCTAACCGCACTGGCAACATTACGAAACGATGGTGCTACAGAGTACATTATTGATCTACGGGATAATATGGGAGGTTTTATGGATGCTGCCGTGAAAATGGTAGACGAATTCCTACCAAAAAATGAATTGATTGTCTATGCCCAGGGACGCGCCTATCCAAGAACAGAATATTATTCTGATGGACGCGGCTCTTTTCAAACTAATAAAGTCGTTGTACTGATTAATGAATGGACTGCTTCTGCTGCTGAAATTTTCACAGGAGCCATACAGGATAATGATCGCGGATTAATTATTGGAGTTCGTTCATACGGGAAAGGTTTAGTACAGCAACAATTTGAATTTCCGGATAAATCTGCAGTGCGGTTAACAATTGCTCGTTATTATACTCCGTCAGGTCGTTGTATTCAAAAACCTTATCAGTTAGGGAAAGACCAGGCTTATGATAATGATTTTATCAATCGATATCTTCATGGTGAATTTTTCTATAAAGACAGTGTCAAATTAAACAAACAAGAGAAGTACAAAACACGTGACGGACGTATTGTCTATGGAGGGGGAGGCATTATGCCAGACATCTTCGTTCCACTGGACACAACAGGATATACACCTTATTTTCGTCGGTTAATCGATCATGGTATTTTGTTTCAATTTGCATTATTGTATACCAATCAACATCGGGTACAATTATCAAGATACACCACTTGGAACAAACTAAATCAATATCTTAACAAACAACCACTAGCCCAAGAGATGGCTATGTATGCAGCATCCAAGCATATTCCAAAACACTATTATTATTTTAGAATATCCCATGGACTCATTAAAAATCAGCTGAAGGCATACATTACAAGAAACATGTTAGGTGATAATGGATTTTATCAGACTTTGAATCAAATGGATAAAACTGTTGAGAAAGCCGTTGATGTACTTGAGAAATAA
- a CDS encoding OmpH family outer membrane protein encodes MNKTVRFIKVSIALSCAAIFFTQCSTKKRDAKDVISFDTTATKGKLPIAYINVDTLLAYYQLAKDANEQLLQGQEDSRQRINVRAKQLQADMASFENKMRNNAFLSREKAEEENNRLIAKQKELQDLNQQLSNQLLAQQQRFNEQIRDTINQFLKSYCPAKHYQIVLSTNSMNDNVLYAADGYDITRDVIKQLNARYEKKR; translated from the coding sequence ATGAATAAAACAGTACGCTTTATTAAAGTCTCTATTGCACTTTCCTGTGCAGCTATTTTTTTCACTCAATGCTCTACAAAAAAACGTGATGCAAAGGATGTTATTTCATTTGACACCACTGCGACAAAAGGCAAATTACCAATTGCATATATAAATGTTGATACTCTTTTAGCATATTATCAGCTGGCCAAAGATGCTAACGAACAACTGTTACAAGGGCAGGAAGATTCCCGTCAACGTATTAATGTTCGTGCCAAACAATTGCAAGCCGACATGGCAAGCTTTGAAAACAAGATGAGAAATAATGCCTTTTTAAGCCGCGAAAAGGCCGAAGAAGAAAATAATCGACTGATTGCAAAGCAAAAAGAACTACAAGATTTGAATCAGCAGTTATCTAATCAACTGTTAGCACAACAACAACGATTTAATGAACAAATAAGAGACACAATTAATCAGTTCTTAAAAAGTTATTGCCCGGCTAAACATTACCAGATAGTGCTTTCCACGAACTCAATGAATGACAATGTACTATACGCGGCAGATGGTTACGACATAACAAGAGATGTTATCAAGCAACTAAATGCCCGTTACGAAAAGAAAAGATAA
- a CDS encoding MBL fold metallo-hydrolase has translation MKITTIEAGFFHVDGGAMFGVVPKRVWQKRYPCNDQNFCRLAMRLLLIETNNRLILIDSGAGKKQLEYLKYYDFTEIVDFGEALKQHGYTCEQVTDVVMTHLHFDHCGGTTSFVDENKTVGLTFPNALVWVGRVQWENFLQPNVREGDSYFTENMLPVLQAGKLQLVDKEIKIDDRVMLKLFHGHTVGQLVPYISYDDENTLVYVGDVIPVVASIPIAWVSAYDTFPITSMEDKERLLNEAAEKRQLLFFEHDAYFESCRIEIINGKYRATEQGKVADLLIKK, from the coding sequence ATGAAGATAACGACGATTGAAGCAGGTTTTTTTCATGTCGATGGAGGAGCAATGTTTGGTGTTGTTCCAAAACGTGTCTGGCAAAAAAGATATCCGTGTAACGATCAAAATTTCTGTCGATTGGCAATGAGGTTGTTGCTGATTGAGACTAATAATCGCTTGATTCTGATTGATTCGGGAGCAGGGAAGAAACAGCTTGAATATTTAAAATATTACGATTTTACGGAAATCGTTGATTTTGGAGAAGCTTTAAAACAACACGGTTATACGTGTGAACAGGTTACGGATGTGGTGATGACGCACTTGCATTTTGACCATTGCGGAGGAACAACTTCTTTTGTTGATGAAAATAAAACTGTCGGATTAACTTTCCCTAATGCATTGGTTTGGGTAGGTCGTGTCCAATGGGAAAATTTTTTGCAACCTAATGTGCGCGAGGGAGATTCTTACTTTACAGAAAATATGCTGCCTGTGCTGCAGGCAGGGAAACTTCAACTTGTTGATAAAGAGATAAAAATTGATGATCGGGTAATGTTGAAATTGTTTCATGGGCACACTGTCGGCCAGCTAGTCCCATATATTTCTTATGACGACGAGAATACATTGGTTTATGTGGGTGATGTGATTCCCGTTGTTGCCTCTATTCCGATTGCGTGGGTTTCTGCGTACGATACATTCCCAATTACATCAATGGAAGATAAAGAAAGACTTCTGAATGAGGCAGCAGAGAAACGCCAGCTTTTGTTTTTTGAACATGATGCATATTTTGAAAGTTGTCGCATAGAAATAATCAACGGGAAATATCGGGCCACAGAGCAAGGCAAGGTGGCTGATTTACTTATCAAGAAATAA
- a CDS encoding dCMP deaminase family protein, producing the protein MKEDKQAQFDKRYMQMAHIWAQNSYCTRRKVGALIVRDNMIISDGYNGTPSGFPNQCEDENNKSFPYVLHAEANAITKIARSNNSSQGATLYVTSSPCIECAKLIIQAGIKRVVYGEPYRLADGVNLLIQANITVDYIDIHTSDL; encoded by the coding sequence ATGAAAGAAGATAAACAAGCTCAATTCGACAAGCGTTATATGCAAATGGCCCACATCTGGGCGCAAAATTCTTATTGCACACGCCGAAAAGTTGGAGCACTAATTGTCCGTGACAATATGATTATATCTGACGGTTATAACGGAACACCTTCAGGATTTCCAAATCAATGTGAAGACGAGAACAACAAATCGTTTCCTTATGTCCTTCATGCCGAAGCTAATGCAATAACTAAAATAGCGCGTTCCAACAACAGTAGCCAGGGAGCAACATTATATGTTACCTCATCTCCATGCATTGAGTGCGCTAAATTAATTATTCAAGCCGGAATCAAACGAGTAGTTTATGGAGAGCCATACCGTTTAGCAGATGGGGTAAATTTACTCATACAAGCCAATATTACTGTTGATTACATTGACATTCATACTTCAGATTTATGA
- the folB gene encoding dihydroneopterin aldolase has protein sequence MGRILLENMRFYAFHGVYAEEQRIGNDFVIDLQLDFPFGNSVQTDHLSDTVNYEAVYQLVKKQMMIPSMLLEHLAERILTQLMQSFPALQYVEIRLSKLHPPLGGEVERVTVVLEKHRASNP, from the coding sequence ATGGGACGAATTTTGCTTGAGAACATGCGATTTTATGCTTTTCATGGCGTTTATGCCGAAGAGCAACGCATTGGAAATGATTTTGTAATCGATTTACAGCTTGATTTTCCGTTTGGAAATTCTGTTCAAACAGATCACTTGTCGGATACGGTTAATTATGAGGCTGTTTATCAACTCGTAAAAAAACAGATGATGATTCCTTCAATGCTACTGGAACATTTAGCTGAACGTATTTTGACTCAATTGATGCAATCTTTTCCTGCCCTTCAATATGTTGAAATTCGTTTGTCAAAATTACATCCTCCGCTTGGGGGGGAGGTTGAAAGAGTCACGGTTGTTTTAGAAAAGCATCGAGCATCTAATCCTTAG
- a CDS encoding hybrid sensor histidine kinase/response regulator transcription factor, which produces MKRISFLWFTLFCFGILQANNSYDFKRLDIANGLSTNQTRSIFKDSHGFMWFGTAFGLNRYDGSEFTLFQHRRNDATSIPSNNVGAIQEAYDGKLWITTGPSQTIYNPTTETFSQTIQLAIHKLGINAMATHVFIDASKNYWISTSQQTVIVYDVHQKKIIPILSTTHYGSLADLKQVGNRYWLIFNSGILAQYDYPTKKIISQTDFLKQQFAPVTHPFQIFVDNDDDVWIYSQGSDMKGMYLFHPKTNQWEQITSNSKHFPLSSDLVTDIIQDNQGLLWIGTDHGGITLIDKKTGKTTYLENNSDDDRTISHNSITALYKDNDGIIWVTTYKNGICYYHKSVYKFALIHHEASNPNSLPTNDINCFYEDPQKTLWLGTDEEGLFAYYPALKKYVHYAHHDGHNSISSNVVLCINPDTKGNLWIGSFHGGLDRFDGKHFTHFPLYSKGKTPPTNSVYCLLNDSYGNLWVGFFGEGIFLLNAKTGHYTSCAPYINQSGDFRYPTAILEMKSGEILFGSSNGIVSYNPSKKRFTNHNLPNENKWPLSNETINGMIQDSRGWVWIGTNEGITLYQPKNQRFTWLTVKDGLPDNIVQTILEDNQHNMWAATMNGLSEIYVSTSNGQNHFRFCNYDESDGLQSREFNRYAAYKTSNGNLLFGGLNGYNRFSPNDIMLNKISPHILFTSLRVFNQVISPGEKFEGKMILSKPLYDTHTIHLKHTENMFSIEFSAFNFLVPSKTEYEYKLDNFDRQWTKIIGKTGKVTYTNLNPGTYTLLVRAANNDHLWSKQTAKLFIVVDPPFWFTTWAKIIYVLLFALILFLIYKYLVRRAKKKFEREKEIAESKRIHEFDEMKLRFFTNISHEFRTPLSLIINPLEQLVKESRFNEKEMSLFEIMHRNAKQLLQLVNELLDFRKLETSGHQISYSYGDFVNCISDICSSFESLSKDKNISFTFASSTPEMKTQFDEGKVRKIITNLLSNAFKFTPQGGKIEVTLSFTKDLHVNDTIAIIAVADTGIGIPDNEKEKIFERFYQAHSSDNQNISGSGIGLHLCKEFATMLGGSIEVKSETGKGSIFTLQIPLQVPTNDSHGSATEITKLGKTQLQLLPLAEQNIQNKKEITILLVEDNVDFRKFLRINLTPYYTILEAANGKEAWPIILSKLPSLIISDIMMPEMDGITLCKKIKDDERSCSIPVILLTAKNTDQSRIQGFEGGADEYICKPFNMDLLFVRIQGLLHERQEKADKMNVLLNIAFKEKRDNSADNQILFKVISCIEKNMERPDFSVEELSRYLGMTRATLYNKLLAITGKTPVEFIRVIRLKQAENLLKSNQFTISEVAYKVGFNYPKYFRQYFKVEFGVSPKEYIQQNRKANEPVKTKD; this is translated from the coding sequence ATGAAAAGAATCTCTTTTTTATGGTTCACATTGTTTTGCTTTGGAATTTTACAGGCAAATAATTCATATGATTTCAAACGGTTAGATATTGCCAACGGACTTTCAACAAATCAAACCCGATCAATTTTCAAAGATTCACATGGATTTATGTGGTTTGGGACGGCGTTTGGTCTGAATCGGTATGATGGTTCGGAGTTCACTCTTTTTCAGCATAGACGTAATGACGCCACCTCTATTCCATCCAACAATGTAGGAGCCATCCAGGAAGCTTATGACGGGAAACTATGGATCACAACCGGGCCATCTCAAACAATCTATAACCCAACAACAGAAACATTTTCACAGACAATTCAACTCGCAATACACAAACTGGGGATTAACGCAATGGCAACCCACGTTTTTATCGATGCTTCGAAGAATTACTGGATTTCAACTTCTCAACAAACCGTTATAGTTTATGATGTCCATCAGAAAAAGATTATTCCAATTCTTTCGACCACCCATTATGGTTCTTTGGCAGACTTAAAGCAGGTTGGAAATAGATATTGGCTAATATTTAATTCAGGGATTTTAGCTCAATATGATTATCCTACAAAAAAAATCATTTCTCAGACAGATTTTCTTAAACAACAGTTTGCCCCTGTAACACATCCCTTTCAAATCTTTGTAGATAACGACGACGACGTCTGGATTTATTCGCAGGGAAGTGATATGAAAGGAATGTACCTGTTTCATCCTAAAACAAATCAATGGGAACAAATCACGTCAAATAGCAAACATTTCCCGTTATCGTCAGATTTGGTGACAGATATTATCCAAGATAATCAAGGCCTTTTATGGATTGGCACTGACCATGGTGGAATTACTTTAATTGACAAAAAAACAGGAAAAACAACTTACTTAGAAAATAATTCCGATGACGACCGTACCATCAGCCATAACAGTATTACAGCATTGTACAAAGACAACGATGGTATTATTTGGGTTACAACTTATAAAAATGGCATTTGTTATTATCATAAAAGTGTATACAAGTTTGCCTTAATACACCACGAAGCTTCCAATCCCAATAGTTTACCAACAAACGATATAAATTGTTTTTACGAAGATCCACAAAAGACACTTTGGCTTGGTACAGATGAAGAAGGATTATTTGCTTATTATCCAGCCTTAAAGAAATATGTGCATTATGCTCACCATGACGGACACAATTCCATAAGCAGCAATGTAGTTTTGTGCATTAACCCCGACACAAAAGGAAATTTATGGATCGGATCGTTCCACGGTGGGCTTGACCGGTTTGACGGGAAACATTTTACTCATTTTCCACTATATTCCAAAGGGAAAACTCCTCCGACAAATAGTGTTTATTGTCTCTTGAATGATTCTTACGGAAACTTATGGGTAGGATTTTTCGGAGAAGGAATTTTTTTGCTAAATGCAAAAACAGGTCATTATACTTCTTGTGCTCCATATATCAATCAAAGCGGCGACTTCCGTTATCCGACGGCAATTCTCGAGATGAAATCAGGAGAAATTTTATTTGGCAGTTCCAACGGCATTGTGTCTTATAATCCATCGAAAAAACGTTTTACAAACCATAATCTCCCAAATGAAAATAAATGGCCATTGAGTAATGAAACAATTAATGGTATGATTCAGGATTCCCGCGGTTGGGTTTGGATCGGGACAAACGAAGGAATTACCCTTTATCAGCCAAAGAATCAAAGATTCACCTGGCTGACTGTCAAGGACGGTTTGCCTGACAACATTGTACAAACAATATTGGAAGATAATCAGCACAATATGTGGGCTGCAACGATGAACGGATTAAGCGAAATCTACGTTTCGACAAGCAATGGACAAAATCATTTCCGTTTTTGTAATTATGACGAATCCGACGGATTGCAAAGTCGTGAATTCAATCGTTATGCCGCCTACAAAACCAGTAATGGGAACCTCCTTTTCGGAGGATTAAACGGATACAACCGTTTTTCTCCAAATGATATTATGCTCAACAAAATTTCTCCTCACATTCTTTTTACTTCATTGCGAGTTTTCAATCAGGTAATTTCTCCCGGGGAAAAATTTGAAGGGAAAATGATATTATCTAAACCTCTTTATGACACACACACCATTCATTTGAAACATACTGAAAATATGTTTTCCATTGAGTTCTCAGCATTTAACTTTCTTGTCCCTTCAAAAACAGAATATGAATATAAACTCGATAACTTTGACCGTCAATGGACGAAGATTATTGGAAAAACCGGAAAGGTAACCTATACCAATCTTAATCCCGGCACATATACATTACTTGTACGCGCTGCAAATAATGATCATTTATGGAGTAAACAGACGGCTAAGCTATTCATTGTTGTTGATCCTCCTTTCTGGTTCACAACATGGGCAAAAATAATATATGTTCTGTTATTCGCTCTGATTCTTTTTCTGATATATAAATATCTTGTACGCAGAGCAAAAAAGAAATTTGAACGCGAGAAAGAAATTGCAGAAAGTAAACGTATTCATGAATTCGATGAGATGAAACTACGATTTTTCACGAACATCAGTCATGAATTCCGAACACCGCTATCTTTAATTATCAATCCATTGGAACAGCTTGTAAAAGAATCCCGTTTCAATGAAAAGGAAATGTCATTATTCGAAATCATGCATCGCAATGCCAAACAGCTTTTGCAGTTAGTCAATGAATTGCTTGATTTTCGTAAACTGGAAACGTCAGGACATCAGATTTCATACTCATATGGAGATTTTGTAAATTGTATATCAGATATATGCAGTTCGTTCGAATCACTATCTAAAGACAAAAATATCAGTTTCACCTTCGCCTCTTCCACTCCCGAAATGAAAACTCAATTCGATGAAGGGAAAGTGCGGAAGATCATAACAAACTTATTGTCTAATGCTTTCAAATTCACACCACAAGGAGGGAAAATAGAAGTTACTTTATCATTTACAAAAGATCTTCATGTAAATGATACCATTGCCATTATAGCAGTCGCTGATACAGGAATAGGGATTCCGGATAATGAGAAGGAAAAAATATTTGAAAGATTTTATCAGGCACATTCTTCTGATAATCAAAATATATCTGGGAGTGGGATCGGGCTTCATCTCTGTAAAGAATTTGCAACTATGCTTGGTGGCAGCATAGAGGTAAAAAGCGAAACCGGGAAAGGAAGCATTTTTACCCTGCAAATTCCATTACAGGTTCCAACAAATGATTCGCACGGTAGTGCAACGGAGATAACTAAACTCGGGAAGACTCAGCTTCAGTTATTGCCATTGGCGGAGCAAAACATTCAAAACAAAAAAGAAATTACCATTTTATTAGTTGAAGATAATGTCGATTTTCGAAAATTTCTCCGAATCAATCTTACCCCTTATTATACTATTCTAGAGGCGGCAAATGGGAAAGAAGCCTGGCCGATTATATTGTCAAAATTACCTTCGCTCATTATCAGCGATATTATGATGCCTGAAATGGACGGTATTACCTTATGTAAGAAAATCAAAGACGACGAGCGATCATGTTCCATACCAGTCATTTTACTGACTGCCAAGAACACAGATCAGTCCAGGATACAAGGATTTGAAGGAGGAGCCGACGAATATATTTGCAAACCTTTCAATATGGATCTGTTATTCGTACGCATTCAGGGCTTACTTCACGAAAGACAGGAAAAAGCAGACAAGATGAACGTTCTCCTAAATATAGCTTTCAAGGAAAAACGCGATAATTCTGCTGACAATCAAATCTTGTTCAAAGTCATATCCTGTATCGAAAAAAACATGGAACGTCCTGATTTTTCGGTAGAAGAACTAAGCCGTTATTTAGGAATGACCCGTGCAACTTTATATAACAAACTGCTTGCTATAACAGGTAAAACTCCTGTAGAATTTATTCGTGTCATTCGACTAAAGCAGGCCGAGAATCTTTTGAAATCCAATCAATTCACCATATCAGAAGTGGCCTATAAAGTAGGATTTAATTACCCCAAATATTTCAGGCAATACTTTAAAGTTGAGTTTGGAGTATCTCCGAAAGAATATATTCAACAAAATCGAAAAGCGAATGAGCCGGTAAAAACTAAGGATTAG
- a CDS encoding UDP-N-acetylmuramate--L-alanine ligase yields the protein MKHLHFIAIGGAAMHNLAIAVSKKQNYIITGSDDEIFEPSKSHLIKAGLLPEKMGWFPEKITKELNAVIVGMHARADNPELLRAKELGLDIYSFPEYLYYQTQKKTRIVVGGSHGKTTTTALILHVLHKRSMPVDYMVGAQLDGFETMVKLSYDAPIAVFEGDEYLSSPLDPRPKFHLYHPHIAVLTGIAWDHINVFPTFEMYVDQFKKFADLIERDGRLIYNGKDPEVQNIATNLRTDIVAIPYDDPEYEISNSITSIIYKGVKYPLQVFGEHNLQNIAAACLVCKQLGVQENDFYAAIQDFKGASNRLQKIAETTDAIAYKDFAHASSKVKATVDAVKRQYPDKELVACLELHTFSSLQAEYLPQYHDCMKNADKAFIYFNPEVIAHKQLPPLSEQSVKEAFGEDNVHVFSDSSLLQSALRSINFQNKVLLFMTSGTFSGINLEIFANELLKR from the coding sequence ATGAAACATCTTCATTTTATCGCAATTGGCGGTGCAGCGATGCACAATTTAGCCATTGCAGTGAGTAAAAAGCAAAACTATATCATTACGGGATCAGATGACGAAATCTTTGAACCCTCCAAAAGCCATCTGATTAAAGCTGGCCTTTTACCCGAAAAAATGGGGTGGTTCCCTGAAAAAATCACAAAAGAGCTTAACGCTGTGATTGTCGGGATGCACGCAAGAGCTGATAATCCTGAATTGCTGCGGGCTAAAGAATTAGGACTCGACATTTATTCATTCCCGGAATATTTGTACTATCAAACGCAGAAAAAAACAAGGATAGTTGTTGGTGGAAGCCATGGAAAGACAACCACTACCGCATTGATTTTGCATGTCCTGCACAAACGCAGCATGCCGGTTGATTACATGGTTGGAGCTCAGCTTGATGGTTTTGAGACAATGGTAAAACTTTCATATGATGCTCCAATTGCTGTTTTCGAAGGGGATGAATATTTATCTTCTCCTTTGGACCCACGCCCAAAATTTCATCTTTATCATCCGCATATTGCAGTTTTAACAGGTATTGCCTGGGATCATATCAACGTTTTTCCTACTTTCGAAATGTATGTGGATCAATTCAAAAAATTTGCCGATCTTATTGAACGTGACGGGCGACTTATTTATAATGGAAAAGATCCTGAAGTACAGAATATTGCTACTAATTTACGGACTGACATTGTTGCTATACCTTACGATGATCCTGAATATGAAATTTCCAACAGTATTACCTCGATCATCTATAAAGGAGTAAAATATCCGTTGCAGGTATTTGGAGAACATAATTTGCAAAATATTGCTGCAGCTTGCTTGGTTTGTAAACAGTTAGGTGTTCAGGAAAATGATTTTTATGCTGCAATCCAAGACTTTAAAGGAGCGTCAAATCGCTTGCAAAAAATCGCCGAAACAACCGATGCCATCGCTTATAAGGATTTTGCACATGCTTCATCAAAGGTCAAAGCAACAGTTGACGCGGTAAAAAGACAATATCCAGACAAAGAACTAGTAGCTTGTCTGGAATTACACACATTCAGCAGTTTGCAAGCTGAGTATTTGCCTCAATACCATGATTGCATGAAAAATGCTGACAAAGCATTCATTTACTTCAACCCCGAAGTAATTGCACATAAACAATTACCCCCTCTTTCTGAGCAATCGGTTAAAGAAGCATTCGGAGAAGATAATGTGCACGTATTTTCTGACAGTTCATTATTGCAAAGTGCTTTACGAAGCATAAATTTTCAGAATAAAGTATTGCTATTCATGACTTCAGGAACTTTTTCAGGGATTAACCTTGAAATATTTGCAAATGAGCTGTTGAAACGATAA